Below is a window of Oceanipulchritudo coccoides DNA.
CTTGTTTCTTTCAAGCCATGGGAAGGAGGTCTTTGTCAAACCCGATTGTCCTTGCGATCTCTGGAGGGAGAAGCCGTACGTCCTCCGGCTTGAAAACCGCCTCTCCTATGGAATTATCGACCGTGCAGTCATTTACCGGGACCCGGCGGGTAATCCAGATCGTGTAGTGATCTATGACTACAAGACAGACTCACTGGATCCGGACAGGCAAGCCGAAGAACAGCTCCTGGAAAAGTACTCGGTACAGGTGGAGCGCTACCGGGAAGCAGTGTCCGTCCTGACCGGGTTACCCCTTGAGAAAATAAGCGCGAAGCTAATCCCGGTTTAGGCTGGGCTGGAGCCCTCCCGCAGCGTCTTGTTGAAATAGCCGGAGTAGAGGGCGTAACTGATGAGGGCCATGATGGGCACCATGAAACCGCCAAGTCCCGGAATCAGTTGCAGGGAGATTAGGAGAAGGAAGAGTATCCTCACAACCCAGCGAAGGACAAATCCCCTTGATGCGGGAATATAGGCCCGGAACGGCGCAATCAGTTGTATGCGGTAATAGATAATTCCCGGAATGATCCCGAGAATCGGGACAAGGCTGAGAAGAAAGGTGACGCCAAGAACTTTTGGAAGCCGGTTGCGGACTTTGGCCGTGTACAGCTCTTGGTCAGCCCGGTCGCTGAGAATGGAATGTTCGCAAACTGGGCAGCTCTGCGGCAAGCGTCGCTTTTCTATGCGTGTGGCACACTTGGCACATCGCCGTTTACTGACGAGGCGCAGCTCCTGCTCCTTGCCCGGTTGGGCGGGTCGATCGACGGTCTGCGAGAAAAACCCGATATCCTTGGGATTTTCAACAGCGGTGTGGCACTTCGGACACTCAACGGCGCAGGCATAGACAAGCTCGCCACAGGAAGTGCAGGGAATTCTAGATTTTTCCTCCTTGTACTCGGCCCATTTTCTCATGGCGAAAAGAAGGCCAAGGACCACTGCCAGAACTGTCAGGATGACGAAAGGATATAAAATCAGGAGGAAAATCCCGAAGGAGCTCCACAAGTCTTCAAACCAGCTGATGAGGCCGCGAATGCCAAGGTCATCATCAGGATCCGACATGGCGAGCAGATCCATCACACCCGACCGGATCGTGCTGAAAAAGAAGACCGCACCACCCACGACGGCACTCACGACCATCTCGAAAACGCCGGCCTGGGAGATCATGCCCTCTGCGAAAGCAATATCACGGCTGCCGAGAACGCCCATTGCGGCAAGGGCAGAGAGGCCTGTCTTGGCGTACTTGTGGACACCGTCGAGTGCTTCCTGCGCCTCGGGGATCTTGGTCGCGCCGACTTCCAGAATGGAGAGAACGCCCAAGGCAAGGATTGTGTAGTTGTTGGTGAACCAGGTCGGTTCAGCACCGGTGGTCTGGACAAATTCCATCGTGCCGATCCACGGAAAATGCTCCCCATAACGCAGAAAAACCGCCGTGAAAAAGGCGGGAATGAAGGCGCGTGAGGTGAAAAATCCGGATGCTCCGGTAAGGTAAATTAGAGAAGTCAGGTCCATGAGTCGTGTTTCGTGGTTATTGGAGTATACGGAAAATGAGGGATTTTACCTGTCGAGACGAGGCAAAATTCTTTTCAGCTGTTTGTCCTGCATGCCTTGCCGTACCTTGAGGCGATTGATTCATGCTTTTGGATTGTACATTATGTGACAATGAATTGCCTGATGGATACATGAATTTTCCCCGATTGATCACCGTTGTCTCACTGTCGACTCTCCTCCTGGGCAGCCTTTTTTCGGCTGATGAAACCGGCAGTGCCATTTTCATTCATCCTGATGGAATGGGCCTTGGGCATTGGAACGCTGCACGACTCCTCGAGGTCGGACCAGACGGGATGTTGAACTGGGATACACTGGAGCAGTTGGCGGCCTATCGCGTGCACCAGAAGAACTGGCTCTCAACGACCTCACATGCAGGGGCCACCGCCCATGCATACGGCAAAAAGGTCCACCATAATTCCTATGGCATGGATCAGGACAAGCCCTTGACAGCTCTTTCCGGCAAGCCGCTATCCATCATGCAGGAAGCCATGGCGTCGGGAATCCGCGTCGGGGTAGTCAACAGCGGGCACATCGGTGAACCGGGCACGGGAGTATTCCTTGCCAGTACCGACAATCGATATGATTTCCGGCCACTTGCCCGGAAGATCATGGAGAGCGGGGCTGACTTGATTTTCTGTGCGGGGGAAATCTACCTGATCCCGGTTGGCACAATCGGCAAGCACGGCAGGGAAGGCACGCGTGAGGATGGGCGAAACCTGTTGGAAGAAGCCGAGGGCCGTGGCTACACTGTGATTTTTACCCGG
It encodes the following:
- a CDS encoding DUF4126 family protein, translating into MDLTSLIYLTGASGFFTSRAFIPAFFTAVFLRYGEHFPWIGTMEFVQTTGAEPTWFTNNYTILALGVLSILEVGATKIPEAQEALDGVHKYAKTGLSALAAMGVLGSRDIAFAEGMISQAGVFEMVVSAVVGGAVFFFSTIRSGVMDLLAMSDPDDDLGIRGLISWFEDLWSSFGIFLLILYPFVILTVLAVVLGLLFAMRKWAEYKEEKSRIPCTSCGELVYACAVECPKCHTAVENPKDIGFFSQTVDRPAQPGKEQELRLVSKRRCAKCATRIEKRRLPQSCPVCEHSILSDRADQELYTAKVRNRLPKVLGVTFLLSLVPILGIIPGIIYYRIQLIAPFRAYIPASRGFVLRWVVRILFLLLISLQLIPGLGGFMVPIMALISYALYSGYFNKTLREGSSPA